Proteins found in one Hypomesus transpacificus isolate Combined female chromosome 20, fHypTra1, whole genome shotgun sequence genomic segment:
- the lim2.1 gene encoding lens intrinsic membrane protein 2.1 has protein sequence MYSFMGGGLFCAGVGNILLIVSTATDYWMQYRHSNNYMHQGLWRYCMPGKCFTHNVSIAHLDATRALMILALLACFIGIIIGIMAFIHYSSFDRFDKTFAAGILFFISCFFVFLAMAVYTGVTINYYGKRYGNWRFSWSYIIGWVSVVLTFFSGIFYMCAYRMHECPRNPNSH, from the exons ATGTACAGTTTCATGGGCGGAGGGCTGTTCTGTGCAGGCGTGGGGAACATCCTCTTGATCGTTTCCACGGCAACCGATTATTGGATGCAGTACCGGCACTCCAACAACTACATGCATCAGGGACTTTGGCGATACTGCATGCCGGGGAAATGCTTCACACACAACGTCAGCATCG CACACCTGGACGCCACCCGTGCCCTCATGATCCTCGCCCTGCTGGCTTGCTTCATAGGCATCATCATCGGCATCATGGCCTTCATACACTACTCCTCCTTCGACAGGTTTGATAAGACCTTTGCTGCAGGCATACTGTTTTTCATCTCAT gcTTCTTTGTGTTTCTAGCGATGGCTGTGTACACTGGGGTGACGATAAACTACTACGGTAAACGCTACGGCAACTGGCGCTTCTCCTGGTCGTACATCATTGGCTGGGTGTCAGTGGTGCTCACCTTCTTTTCAG gtatATTCTATATGTGTGCCTACAGAATGCATGAGTGTCCCAGAAACCCAAACTCTCATTAG